In Paenibacillus sp. G2S3, a single window of DNA contains:
- a CDS encoding discoidin domain-containing protein → MIAASKKFTGKSAVMYFLIVILFVGQLALYPSVSLAAGNLAQGKSITSSSFGDVYVSANANDSNPGTYWESASNAFPQWIKVDLGDVSSVNQVVLKLPTNWETRTQTLSVQGSSDDSTYTNLAASANYTFNPASGSNTVTIDFTAASARYVKLNFTANTGWPAAQLSEFEIYGSTTTLPTAGYEAENAALSGGAKVNTDHSGYTGAGFVDGYLAQGAATAFSVNVASGGNYDAALKYANASGSTKTISVYVNGTKIKQTSLLNLANWNTWSTKIETLALNAGANTITYKYDAGDSGNVNLDNLILTPSSAPTATPTPTVTPTPTPTPTPTATPTPTATPTPTPTPTATPTPTVTPTPTPTPTPTPGTGSNLALNKSITASSSVFTFVQTNANDGDVTTYWEGAGGSYPNTLTVNLGSNADVTSVVLKLNPASAWSTRTQTIQVLGHNQNTTAFTSLVPATVYTFNPATGNTVTIPVTATASELQLKITTNSGSSAGQIAEFQVLGTPSANPDLTVTALIWTPAAPIETDAITLNATVKNIGTLASAATNVNFYLGTTLVGTSPVGALAAGASTNVPLNIGAKDAATYSLSAKVDENNTVIESNEGNNSFTSPTSLVIAPVSSSDLVASSVSWTPGNPASGNTVSFSVAIKNQGTAASASGAHNITLTVLDATTNAVVKTLTGTYNGVIASGVTTAPVTLGNWTAGNGKYTVKSEIAVDANELPVKRANNIQTQSLFIGRGANMPYDMYEAEDGVIGGGAVKLSANRTIGDPAGEASGRRAVTLNTTGSYVEFTTKASTNTLVTRFSIPDSASGDGTNATLNIYVNGVFNKAINLTSKYAWLYGSETSPGNSPSAGSPRHIYDEANIMFDSTIPAGSTIRLQKDTANTSQYAIDFISLEQVSPIANPDPAKYTVPAGFTHQDVQNALDKVRMDTTGNLVGVYLPPGNYQTSNKFQVYGKAVKVIGAGPWYTRFIAPTNQENTDVGFRASDTANGSTFANFAYFGNYTSRIDGPGKVFDFSNVANITIDNIWTEHQVCMYWGANTDNMVIKNSRIRNTFADGINMTNGSTNNLVSNIEARATGDDSFALFSAIDSGGADMKDNVYENLTSILTWRAAGVAVYGGYANTFRNIYIADTLCYSGITISSLDFGYPMNGFGASPTTNFENISIVRAGGHFWGAQTFPAIWVFSASKVFQGIRVNDVDIIDPTYHGIMFQTNYVGSTPQFPVTDTIFNNVTITGAQKSGDAFDSKSGVGIWVNESAEAGQGPARGSATFNNLKITNTVTNIKNNTSTFTINVNP, encoded by the coding sequence ATGATAGCAGCTTCTAAAAAATTTACGGGTAAGTCGGCAGTAATGTATTTTTTGATTGTAATATTATTTGTAGGCCAATTAGCGTTATACCCCTCGGTGAGTTTAGCTGCGGGGAATTTAGCCCAGGGGAAGAGTATTACTTCAAGCTCATTCGGTGATGTATATGTATCAGCTAATGCTAATGACAGTAACCCAGGAACGTATTGGGAAAGTGCAAGCAACGCATTCCCTCAATGGATTAAAGTGGACTTAGGTGACGTAAGCAGCGTCAATCAGGTAGTTCTAAAGCTACCGACGAACTGGGAAACAAGAACCCAAACATTGTCGGTACAGGGGAGCTCAGATGACTCTACTTACACGAACTTAGCGGCCTCTGCCAATTACACATTTAATCCTGCAAGCGGATCTAATACTGTAACCATTGATTTTACGGCTGCAAGCGCTAGATATGTTAAATTGAACTTCACAGCAAATACGGGATGGCCAGCAGCACAGTTATCGGAATTTGAGATTTATGGCAGCACAACAACACTCCCAACGGCAGGATATGAAGCCGAGAACGCTGCTTTATCCGGTGGCGCCAAAGTGAACACAGATCATTCAGGGTATACCGGAGCCGGTTTTGTAGATGGCTACCTAGCTCAAGGAGCAGCGACTGCATTTAGCGTTAATGTTGCCTCTGGTGGAAATTATGATGCCGCATTGAAATATGCAAATGCTTCAGGCAGCACAAAAACAATTAGTGTTTATGTAAATGGTACGAAAATAAAGCAAACTTCGCTTTTAAATCTGGCCAACTGGAACACATGGTCAACAAAGATTGAAACGCTAGCCTTGAATGCTGGTGCTAACACGATTACTTATAAATATGATGCTGGTGATTCTGGAAATGTGAATCTGGACAACCTGATCCTTACCCCATCTTCGGCACCGACAGCAACACCAACACCAACGGTAACACCGACGCCAACCCCAACACCGACGCCAACAGCAACACCAACGCCGACAGCAACACCAACACCAACACCAACACCAACGGCCACACCAACACCGACAGTAACCCCAACACCAACGCCAACACCAACACCAACACCTGGGACGGGTTCTAATCTGGCGTTGAACAAAAGTATAACAGCGTCGTCCTCTGTCTTCACCTTTGTGCAGACGAATGCGAATGACGGTGATGTAACCACTTATTGGGAGGGGGCAGGGGGAAGCTATCCGAACACATTAACTGTTAATTTGGGCAGCAATGCTGATGTTACATCGGTTGTTCTCAAGCTGAATCCTGCATCGGCCTGGTCCACACGTACTCAGACCATTCAAGTGCTTGGGCATAATCAGAATACAACGGCTTTTACTAGTCTTGTACCTGCGACCGTGTATACCTTTAATCCGGCAACCGGCAATACAGTGACGATTCCAGTAACGGCTACGGCTAGTGAATTACAGCTGAAGATCACCACTAACTCTGGTTCAAGTGCTGGACAAATCGCTGAATTTCAAGTGCTGGGTACACCATCTGCGAATCCAGATTTGACGGTGACGGCTCTTATTTGGACACCTGCAGCTCCAATAGAGACGGATGCCATTACTCTAAACGCAACCGTTAAGAATATCGGCACCCTTGCTTCTGCAGCTACTAATGTAAATTTTTACTTGGGCACTACACTTGTAGGCACTAGCCCAGTGGGGGCTTTAGCAGCTGGCGCATCAACGAATGTGCCTCTTAATATCGGGGCAAAAGATGCAGCAACCTACTCATTAAGTGCAAAGGTCGATGAGAATAATACAGTGATTGAATCAAATGAGGGGAATAATAGCTTCACTAGCCCGACTTCCCTTGTTATTGCTCCTGTGTCCAGTTCTGACCTGGTTGCTTCCTCCGTCAGTTGGACACCTGGCAATCCAGCAAGCGGCAACACTGTAAGCTTCTCAGTTGCCATTAAGAATCAAGGTACAGCAGCTTCCGCGAGTGGTGCACATAACATAACTCTGACGGTTTTAGATGCTACTACTAATGCGGTGGTTAAAACTCTAACGGGTACCTATAACGGCGTAATTGCAAGTGGGGTAACCACAGCGCCTGTAACTCTTGGCAATTGGACTGCAGGAAATGGCAAATATACTGTGAAGAGTGAAATTGCAGTAGATGCTAATGAGCTGCCTGTGAAACGGGCTAATAATATTCAGACGCAGTCACTGTTCATCGGTCGAGGAGCTAACATGCCTTACGATATGTACGAGGCTGAGGATGGGGTTATTGGCGGTGGAGCCGTGAAGCTTTCTGCCAATCGGACCATCGGCGATCCTGCAGGTGAGGCTTCAGGCAGAAGAGCAGTCACTTTGAACACCACAGGTAGCTATGTTGAATTCACGACAAAGGCTAGCACGAACACTCTGGTTACTCGTTTCTCGATTCCAGATTCAGCTAGTGGTGATGGCACAAATGCTACGCTTAACATCTATGTTAATGGTGTCTTTAACAAGGCCATTAACTTAACCTCTAAATATGCATGGTTATACGGTTCGGAGACAAGTCCTGGCAATTCGCCAAGTGCAGGTTCTCCACGGCATATTTATGATGAAGCTAACATTATGTTTGATAGCACGATTCCGGCAGGAAGTACGATCCGCTTACAAAAAGATACAGCTAACACTTCTCAATACGCGATTGACTTCATCAGTCTGGAGCAGGTTTCACCGATTGCAAATCCAGATCCGGCTAAATACACTGTTCCTGCAGGCTTTACGCATCAGGATGTCCAAAATGCGCTTGATAAGGTGCGCATGGACACTACAGGAAATCTCGTAGGCGTGTATTTGCCACCAGGCAACTATCAGACCTCTAACAAATTTCAGGTCTATGGCAAGGCAGTGAAGGTCATCGGTGCGGGTCCTTGGTATACAAGGTTTATCGCTCCAACTAACCAAGAGAATACCGATGTAGGATTCCGAGCCAGTGATACAGCTAATGGATCTACCTTTGCGAATTTCGCATATTTCGGGAACTATACTTCACGAATCGACGGTCCTGGTAAAGTATTTGATTTCTCCAATGTGGCGAACATTACGATCGACAACATCTGGACCGAACATCAGGTATGTATGTACTGGGGAGCCAATACAGATAACATGGTGATTAAAAACTCCCGTATCCGTAACACCTTCGCTGACGGCATCAATATGACGAATGGGAGCACGAATAACCTAGTATCCAATATTGAAGCGCGAGCAACAGGGGATGACAGCTTTGCATTGTTCTCGGCGATTGATTCCGGCGGTGCTGATATGAAGGATAATGTCTACGAGAACCTCACTTCAATCTTGACATGGCGTGCTGCTGGTGTAGCTGTCTATGGTGGATACGCAAATACCTTCCGTAACATTTACATTGCGGATACACTTTGCTACTCCGGGATTACGATCAGCTCGTTAGACTTTGGGTATCCGATGAACGGCTTCGGAGCTTCACCGACTACGAATTTTGAGAATATTTCTATTGTTCGTGCAGGTGGGCATTTCTGGGGGGCGCAGACCTTCCCGGCGATCTGGGTATTCTCGGCCTCCAAGGTCTTCCAAGGTATCCGAGTCAATGATGTGGATATCATTGATCCAACCTATCATGGCATCATGTTCCAGACCAACTATGTAGGTTCCACTCCACAATTCCCAGTAACAGATACCATCTTTAATAACGTTACAATTACCGGTGCGCAGAAGAGCGGCGATGCTTTTGATAGCAAATCCGGAGTGGGCATCTGGGTGAATGAATCTGCTGAGGCTGGTCAAGGGCCAGCTAGAGGCTCAGCAACCTTCAACAATCTGAAGATTACGAACACGGTAACGAATATTAAGAATAATACATCTACTTTTACCATTAACGTGAATCCGTAA
- the cysK gene encoding cysteine synthase A codes for MTSLVVNNITELIGNTPVVRINRLTTPQDAELYVKLERFNPSGSVKDRAAYNLILQAELGGQLKPGGTIIEPTSGNTGIGLAMNAAAKGYKAILVMPDNMTKERINILKAYGAEVVLTPAAERMPGAIAKAIELGKEVANSFIPQQFENKANPDIHRTTTALEIMEQMEGRLDVFVASSGTGGTITGTGEVLREQLPDIRILVVEPQGSPVLSGGKPGPHKLVGTSPGFIPAILNMKVYDEIVQVSDEDALNTVRTLAAQEGILLGPSGGAAVWTALQEARRLGPGKRVLCIAPDAGERYLSMGIF; via the coding sequence ATGACATCCCTTGTTGTTAACAATATAACTGAGCTGATTGGGAATACACCGGTTGTACGAATAAATCGGTTAACCACACCCCAAGATGCAGAACTATATGTGAAGCTGGAACGCTTCAATCCCAGTGGCAGTGTAAAGGACAGAGCAGCTTATAATCTGATTCTGCAAGCTGAACTAGGTGGGCAGCTGAAACCCGGAGGAACCATCATAGAGCCGACAAGCGGAAATACAGGCATAGGCTTGGCTATGAATGCTGCTGCAAAAGGTTATAAAGCGATTCTTGTCATGCCTGACAATATGACAAAGGAACGAATCAATATTCTAAAGGCTTATGGCGCTGAAGTTGTGCTGACTCCTGCAGCGGAGCGGATGCCGGGTGCTATAGCGAAAGCAATCGAGCTGGGGAAAGAAGTGGCGAATAGCTTTATTCCACAGCAATTCGAGAACAAAGCGAACCCCGACATTCACCGAACTACGACAGCTCTTGAAATTATGGAGCAAATGGAAGGGAGGCTGGACGTGTTCGTTGCTTCTTCGGGAACAGGAGGCACGATAACTGGAACTGGGGAAGTGTTGCGTGAGCAGCTTCCAGATATTCGGATTCTAGTTGTTGAGCCACAGGGCTCGCCAGTGTTATCCGGGGGAAAGCCAGGACCGCATAAGCTGGTTGGAACCAGTCCGGGCTTTATACCCGCCATTCTGAATATGAAGGTCTATGATGAAATCGTTCAAGTTTCGGATGAAGATGCACTGAATACCGTGAGAACGCTGGCTGCACAAGAAGGGATTCTGCTTGGGCCATCAGGTGGTGCCGCAGTATGGACAGCATTGCAGGAAGCTCGTCGGCTCGGGCCCGGCAAGCGAGTACTATGTATTGCACCTGATGCGGGAGAACGTTACCTGAGCATGGGGATATTCTAA
- a CDS encoding histidine kinase → MILLLPTLMVGIWEIVRHQFLMPYISMDLGNYLTPVLVFLVSLVLLFPLFSLMERNQRELEQERALKDAMKAREGLAKELHDGMAQSLFLLSVKIDRLEASRKNGEVSEENVDQIKKTVHEVNRYVRQAIANLKIPVSEQSSFSLEQSVKDQLAQMANEIMIDASLNWSLQDDALSASEKSELLSCIREAIINVRKHTRAGLVSITGAGDEKSWKVVVADNGEGFQHDPFKVSGSYGLQIMKERIERMGWQLTLTSGDTGTQVKITKGDVSL, encoded by the coding sequence ATGATCCTGTTACTGCCAACGCTAATGGTGGGTATCTGGGAGATTGTGCGTCACCAGTTTCTAATGCCTTATATTTCTATGGACTTGGGGAACTATTTGACGCCGGTTCTTGTGTTTTTGGTCAGTCTCGTATTGCTATTCCCTCTGTTCTCGCTTATGGAGCGGAATCAGCGGGAGCTGGAGCAAGAACGTGCGCTTAAGGATGCAATGAAAGCTCGGGAAGGACTAGCCAAGGAACTGCATGATGGGATGGCGCAATCTTTATTTCTCTTATCTGTCAAAATCGACCGACTAGAAGCAAGCCGCAAGAACGGTGAAGTCAGTGAGGAAAATGTGGATCAGATCAAAAAGACGGTCCATGAGGTGAACCGTTATGTGCGGCAGGCCATTGCCAATCTGAAGATTCCAGTCTCTGAGCAGAGTTCTTTCTCATTGGAACAGTCGGTAAAAGATCAGCTAGCCCAGATGGCAAATGAGATTATGATCGACGCCTCTCTCAATTGGAGTCTGCAAGATGATGCGCTCTCCGCTTCAGAGAAATCTGAATTGTTATCCTGTATACGAGAAGCGATCATTAATGTTCGTAAGCATACACGAGCGGGACTGGTTTCAATTACTGGCGCTGGCGATGAGAAGAGCTGGAAAGTAGTTGTTGCAGACAATGGAGAAGGATTTCAGCATGATCCCTTTAAAGTGAGTGGCAGCTACGGACTTCAAATTATGAAGGAGCGTATAGAGCGAATGGGATGGCAGCTTACGCTGACTTCTGGTGACACAGGCACCCAGGTTAAAATTACGAAAGGGGATGTCAGTCTATGA
- a CDS encoding response regulator transcription factor, producing the protein MSRYRVLVVDDHAHAREAMCEILSMDDSFEVIGVVESGAEAIAFTAQWMPDLILIDIQMPEMDGLETTRRIKQEYPYVKIVIVTVSDEISHLLEALKQGAQGYLLKNLAPSTWIQYLQAIVNEEAPLSRELAFQILKEFTVPSVTDEGESLTAREKEILSCVSSGSKNKEIALSLGISEHTVKNHLKNILQKLQLQNRTQLTRYALEQGLASRKRDFSKDV; encoded by the coding sequence ATGAGCCGCTACCGGGTTTTAGTTGTGGACGATCATGCGCATGCACGTGAAGCGATGTGTGAGATTTTGTCCATGGATGATAGTTTTGAGGTCATTGGTGTAGTGGAGAGTGGTGCTGAGGCGATCGCTTTCACAGCCCAATGGATGCCTGATCTCATTCTAATCGACATACAGATGCCGGAGATGGACGGGCTGGAGACTACTCGCCGGATCAAGCAGGAATATCCCTATGTCAAAATCGTTATCGTTACCGTATCGGACGAGATTTCCCACCTCCTCGAAGCACTGAAGCAAGGAGCACAGGGGTATTTGCTAAAGAACCTGGCACCTTCCACCTGGATTCAATATTTGCAGGCCATTGTTAATGAAGAAGCACCGCTTAGTCGGGAACTGGCTTTTCAAATCTTGAAGGAGTTTACCGTGCCCTCAGTAACAGATGAAGGGGAGTCATTGACGGCAAGGGAGAAAGAGATTTTAAGCTGTGTATCTTCTGGATCGAAAAATAAAGAGATTGCCTTGAGCTTGGGAATTTCGGAGCATACCGTAAAAAATCATCTGAAGAATATCCTCCAAAAGCTTCAACTCCAAAACCGAACGCAGCTGACGCGTTATGCCTTGGAGCAAGGGCTTGCTTCACGTAAACGAGATTTTTCGAAAGATGTATAG
- a CDS encoding DUF1775 domain-containing protein — protein sequence MNRLSRKIMTLFAPAAATLLLFAAVASAHVTVAPAQSSTGAWETYTLKVPSEKDVATVQVDLRVPAGAEFKQYEATPGWDVTIEGNKVSWIANGEGIQKGQFQRFYFTAKNPDAAGDIAWNAYQHYADGSLVQWSGEAGTENPHSITTIVQASGGDEHSHGSNVKSDSMSMEEHNAIMKDEEKSNSVNPMVYIAVGISLLAFLIAAISILRGRKE from the coding sequence ATGAACAGATTATCTCGCAAAATAATGACGCTATTCGCACCAGCTGCCGCAACACTGTTGTTGTTTGCAGCCGTGGCTAGCGCGCACGTAACCGTGGCACCAGCACAATCTAGCACGGGGGCATGGGAAACCTATACATTAAAGGTTCCTTCGGAAAAAGATGTGGCAACTGTACAGGTTGATCTACGAGTTCCAGCAGGTGCAGAGTTCAAACAATATGAGGCTACACCAGGATGGGATGTTACCATTGAAGGGAATAAGGTTAGCTGGATAGCTAATGGTGAGGGCATTCAGAAGGGGCAATTCCAACGCTTCTACTTTACGGCCAAGAACCCTGATGCTGCTGGTGACATCGCATGGAATGCTTATCAACACTATGCCGATGGAAGCTTGGTGCAATGGTCCGGTGAAGCTGGAACAGAGAATCCGCATTCCATTACTACAATTGTACAAGCTTCCGGTGGGGATGAACATTCTCACGGTTCCAATGTTAAGAGCGATTCCATGAGCATGGAAGAGCATAATGCTATCATGAAAGATGAGGAAAAATCAAATAGTGTTAACCCAATGGTCTACATCGCAGTCGGCATATCTTTACTAGCCTTTCTAATAGCGGCTATAAGTATATTACGCGGGCGGAAAGAGTAA
- a CDS encoding CotH kinase family protein: MKARGKSILLSLCCLLLVIAVAGCQNASPSATNETATDSKDKVVSSDEKNLDEQVFPKDKVVDVKITLDPDDFQDMLDNASAEEYKAASVEYNGVKFDNVAVRTKGNLSLRSVVQMTDSDRYSFKISFDEYVNQNLFGITKINLNNNYSDASYMREFLTYELAESVGLPTPKYSFVNVYVNDELKGFYLAVEQIGDAYLERNFGNSYGALYKGEMTGQGSDLTWLGDDPSLYTGLVMKSDKSNDDILIDMLNELNNGTDYEKYIDVEESLKYIALNAVTANMDSYLGGNKQNYYLYEDEGVFSILPWDYNMAFGGMGSADVLINEPTQGALAERPLIAKLLANDEYKAKYHEIVSEMINGYLAGDTFQTRMDQLDTMISSYVKADPSAFYTFEQYEEGIKSVKTFMSNMAENIQQQLDGTIPSSGDGSGSGMGGGMGGGGFGGGARNGAAAGAAGATGAGAGQGENGASKQQTGAGANQSAGGTDTGTAQSTGSGGASSANAGTESTGAGGVVAAAPNTENGQAATDGQAPQSGAGGEPGAMGGPAIPDAGAVPGSNTQAAAGGQTNNNGQAVQGAQTNTDAQATQGGQTNTDGQATQGGFTGGPGGAPGAMGGPTIPEGGNGPGGGGMGGGMPGGMGGDFGGGAGAMQQKGSTSEAITTGVAILLLLLTAFFVTFYKRKRL; encoded by the coding sequence ATGAAAGCAAGAGGTAAATCTATCCTGCTGAGTCTTTGTTGCCTGCTGCTGGTCATCGCTGTAGCTGGGTGCCAGAACGCAAGTCCATCGGCAACAAACGAAACTGCAACAGATTCTAAGGATAAGGTAGTCTCGAGCGACGAGAAAAATCTAGACGAGCAGGTCTTTCCAAAAGATAAGGTCGTCGATGTCAAAATCACTTTGGACCCGGATGATTTTCAGGATATGCTGGATAATGCCAGCGCGGAAGAATATAAAGCCGCTTCGGTTGAGTACAACGGCGTTAAGTTCGATAACGTTGCCGTGCGGACCAAAGGTAATCTTAGTCTCAGAAGTGTAGTACAGATGACGGACTCTGATCGCTACAGCTTCAAAATTTCTTTTGATGAATATGTGAACCAGAACTTATTCGGCATCACTAAGATCAACCTGAATAACAATTACAGCGATGCTTCTTATATGCGTGAATTTCTGACCTACGAGCTCGCGGAAAGTGTCGGACTTCCGACGCCGAAATATTCCTTCGTCAATGTATACGTCAACGATGAGCTAAAGGGCTTCTACCTCGCGGTAGAACAGATCGGCGACGCTTATCTGGAACGCAACTTCGGAAACTCTTATGGTGCACTTTATAAAGGGGAAATGACCGGTCAGGGCAGTGACTTAACTTGGCTTGGTGACGATCCTTCCCTTTATACCGGATTAGTAATGAAGTCGGATAAATCCAACGATGATATTCTGATCGATATGCTGAATGAGCTTAATAACGGCACCGATTATGAAAAATACATCGACGTAGAGGAATCGCTGAAGTATATCGCTCTAAATGCGGTCACGGCAAATATGGACAGTTATTTAGGTGGTAATAAACAAAACTATTACTTATATGAAGACGAAGGCGTCTTCTCGATCCTGCCGTGGGATTATAATATGGCTTTTGGCGGCATGGGCAGCGCAGATGTGCTGATTAACGAGCCAACTCAAGGCGCATTGGCTGAACGTCCTCTGATTGCAAAGCTACTTGCTAACGACGAATATAAAGCGAAATATCACGAGATTGTCAGCGAGATGATTAATGGCTATCTAGCAGGTGACACATTCCAAACTAGAATGGATCAGCTGGACACGATGATTTCCAGCTATGTCAAGGCGGATCCTTCTGCTTTCTACACCTTCGAGCAATATGAAGAAGGGATTAAATCTGTTAAGACCTTCATGTCGAACATGGCTGAAAATATCCAGCAGCAGCTCGACGGAACCATCCCTTCCTCCGGTGACGGATCGGGAAGCGGTATGGGTGGTGGCATGGGCGGCGGCGGTTTTGGTGGTGGCGCTAGGAATGGCGCAGCAGCAGGTGCCGCTGGTGCTACTGGTGCAGGTGCTGGACAAGGTGAGAACGGTGCGAGTAAACAGCAGACTGGCGCGGGGGCGAACCAGAGCGCGGGCGGTACTGACACGGGGACCGCTCAGAGCACAGGATCTGGCGGTGCGAGCAGTGCTAACGCGGGAACTGAAAGTACAGGTGCTGGCGGCGTGGTTGCTGCTGCACCGAATACCGAAAACGGGCAAGCTGCCACGGATGGGCAGGCTCCTCAGAGCGGCGCAGGCGGCGAGCCCGGCGCCATGGGCGGACCGGCTATCCCTGATGCCGGTGCGGTACCTGGCAGTAACACGCAAGCAGCAGCTGGCGGGCAGACCAATAACAACGGGCAGGCTGTGCAAGGTGCGCAGACTAACACCGATGCGCAAGCCACTCAGGGTGGTCAAACCAATACTGACGGACAGGCAACTCAAGGTGGATTCACCGGCGGACCTGGCGGTGCACCAGGTGCTATGGGTGGCCCAACTATCCCTGAAGGCGGGAACGGACCTGGCGGTGGTGGCATGGGTGGCGGTATGCCCGGTGGTATGGGTGGTGATTTTGGCGGCGGTGCTGGCGCTATGCAGCAAAAAGGCAGCACGAGTGAAGCCATCACTACTGGGGTCGCAATACTACTCTTACTGTTGACTGCATTCTTTGTGACCTTCTATAAGCGGAAACGGTTATAG
- a CDS encoding DUF4956 domain-containing protein, with protein MNASLATLAATATTDTTTNTFSDIIKNSVIDNFVSDISISKMLITLGVAFLIGYFIYLLYKRVFSGVLYSKSFNVSLMGMTMITATVIIAINSNLVLSLGMVGALSIVRFRTPIKDPTDLIFLFWAAVAGIVTGAGFFTLAIVGSIIIGLILFLFIKHSSIETPYLLVINCDSDESEREVHSHITKSVKRYNVKQKTVSANNIELTLELRLDDKVGGFVNTVSDLKGVKNALLISYSGDYVS; from the coding sequence ATGAATGCATCACTAGCAACACTAGCAGCAACCGCAACAACAGATACAACCACAAATACTTTTTCAGATATCATTAAAAACTCGGTGATAGACAACTTTGTCTCCGATATAAGCATCTCGAAAATGCTCATCACCTTAGGTGTGGCTTTTCTGATTGGCTACTTTATTTATCTGCTCTACAAACGTGTATTTAGCGGAGTGTTATATTCTAAAAGCTTTAACGTTTCCCTAATGGGCATGACCATGATTACAGCGACTGTCATTATTGCCATCAACTCTAACCTTGTGCTGTCCCTCGGTATGGTCGGCGCATTGTCCATCGTTCGTTTCAGAACGCCGATCAAAGATCCAACAGATCTGATCTTCTTATTCTGGGCAGCAGTTGCAGGGATTGTAACTGGCGCTGGCTTCTTCACTTTGGCTATTGTTGGTTCAATCATCATTGGTCTAATTCTGTTCCTGTTCATCAAACATTCTTCTATCGAAACACCATATTTGCTAGTCATTAACTGTGATAGCGACGAGAGTGAACGTGAAGTCCACAGCCATATCACCAAATCTGTGAAACGCTACAACGTGAAGCAAAAAACAGTATCTGCAAACAATATCGAATTAACACTGGAGCTTCGTCTGGATGATAAAGTAGGTGGCTTTGTCAATACCGTTTCCGACTTAAAGGGTGTTAAAAATGCACTTCTGATTAGCTATAGCGGCGACTATGTATCCTAA
- a CDS encoding polyphosphate polymerase domain-containing protein: MSNKLQFRHELKFFINYHQYLILRQRLQSLIDTDQHANESGEYHIRSLYFDDINNSALADKLGGLRERAKYRIRIYNVQDNIIHFEKKIKMDDYIAKIKEPLTRQMYDEIMAGNYEVLNVPDSPLFMELYNQMRHNLLRPKVIVDYVREPYVCHNGNVRITFDKDLRTGLHSTDIFDKDLHPIQAIDENFIIFEVKFDEYIPEYIKIALQLEGLNRQSASKYVICRKFLKTNTWEDY; this comes from the coding sequence ATGAGTAACAAGCTTCAATTCCGGCATGAGCTAAAATTCTTCATTAACTATCATCAATACCTTATATTGCGTCAGCGATTACAGAGCTTGATTGATACAGACCAGCACGCCAATGAGAGTGGCGAATATCATATTCGCAGTTTGTATTTTGACGACATCAACAACTCGGCGCTTGCCGACAAACTCGGAGGTCTCAGAGAACGCGCCAAATATCGTATTCGTATCTACAACGTTCAAGACAATATCATTCACTTTGAGAAAAAAATCAAAATGGACGATTATATCGCCAAAATCAAAGAGCCACTGACCCGTCAGATGTACGACGAGATCATGGCAGGCAACTATGAGGTGCTGAATGTCCCGGACAGTCCACTGTTCATGGAGTTATACAATCAGATGCGTCATAACCTGCTTCGGCCGAAGGTCATCGTGGATTACGTTCGCGAGCCCTATGTTTGCCACAACGGCAATGTGCGGATCACGTTCGATAAGGATTTACGTACTGGTCTGCATTCGACGGATATTTTTGATAAGGATTTGCATCCGATTCAGGCGATTGATGAGAATTTTATTATTTTTGAAGTGAAATTCGATGAGTACATTCCGGAATACATTAAAATTGCGCTGCAGTTAGAGGGGCTGAACAGACAGTCCGCTTCAAAATATGTGATCTGCCGCAAATTCTTAAAAACCAACACTTGGGAGGATTATTGA